The following proteins are encoded in a genomic region of Bubalus kerabau isolate K-KA32 ecotype Philippines breed swamp buffalo chromosome 13, PCC_UOA_SB_1v2, whole genome shotgun sequence:
- the PRND gene encoding prion-like protein doppel, with product MRKHLGGCWLAIVCVLLFSQLSSVKGRGIKHRIKWNRKVLPSTSQVTEARTAEIRPGAFIKQGRKLDIDFGVEGNRYYEANYWQFPDGIHYNGCSEANVTKEKFVTSCINATQAANQEELSREKQDNKLYQRVLWQLIRELCSIKHCDFWLERGVGLRVTLDQPMMLCLLVFIWFIVK from the coding sequence ATGAGGAAACATCTGGGTGGATGCTGGTTGGCCATTGTCTGTGTCTTGCTCTTTAGCCAGCTCTCCTCAGTCAAGGGGAGAGGCATAAAGCACAGAATCAAGTGGAACCGGAAGGTCTTGCCAAGTACCTCCCAGGTCACGGAGGCCCGCACTGCAGAAATCCGCCCAGGGGCCTTCATCAAGCAAGGCCGAAAGCTGGATATCGACTTTGGAGTGGAGGGCAATAGGTACTATGAGGCCAACTATTGGCAGTTTCCTGACGGCATCCATTACAACGGCTGCTCCGAGGCCAATGTCACCAAGGAAAAGTTTGTCACCAGCTGCATTAATGCCACCCAGGCGGCGAATCAAGAGGAACTGTCCCGTGAGAAACAAGACAACAAGCTTTACCAGCGGGTCCTGTGGCAGCTGATCAGGGAGCTCTGCTCCATCAAGCACTGTGACTTTTGGTTGGAAAGGGGAGTAGGACTTCGGGTCACTCTGGACCAGCCCATGATGCTCTGCCTGCTGGTTTTCATTTGGTTTATTGTGAAATAA